In Pseudomonas sp. ADAK18, a single window of DNA contains:
- a CDS encoding histidine phosphatase family protein → MGSIYLIRHGQASFGADDYDVLSPIGVEQAQVLGSHLTQLGLTFDRCVSGDLRRQQHTATAAFEQYSALGLPTPALEIDSAFNEFDADAIIRALLPDLLSSEPEALEILRNAPQNRSEFQRIFALIIERWLAGTYDPPGLESWLGFVERVQGGLQRILEAADNRDKIAVFTSGGTITALLHLITRMPAAQAFELNWQIVNTSLNQLKFRGREVALASFNSHTHLQLLKAPQLITFR, encoded by the coding sequence GTGGGCAGCATCTATTTGATTCGACATGGCCAGGCCTCCTTCGGTGCAGACGACTATGACGTGTTGTCGCCCATCGGCGTGGAACAGGCGCAAGTCCTCGGCAGCCACCTGACACAACTGGGTCTGACCTTCGACCGTTGCGTGTCCGGCGACCTGCGTCGCCAGCAACACACCGCCACCGCCGCGTTCGAACAATACAGCGCTCTGGGCCTGCCGACGCCAGCCCTGGAAATCGACAGCGCCTTCAACGAATTCGACGCCGACGCGATCATCCGCGCACTGCTCCCAGACTTGCTCAGCAGCGAACCCGAAGCCCTGGAAATCCTGCGCAACGCCCCACAGAACCGCAGCGAATTCCAACGCATCTTCGCCCTGATCATCGAACGCTGGCTCGCCGGTACTTATGACCCACCGGGGCTGGAAAGCTGGCTGGGGTTTGTCGAACGAGTCCAGGGCGGCTTACAGCGCATCCTTGAGGCTGCCGACAACCGCGACAAGATCGCCGTGTTTACCTCCGGCGGTACCATCACGGCCCTGCTCCACCTGATTACCCGGATGCCTGCCGCCCAGGCCTTCGAATTGAACTGGCAAATTGTTAACACCTCGCTCAACCAACTGAAGTTCCGTGGTCGCGAGGTGGCACTGGCTTCCTTCAACAGTCATACCCACTTGCAACTGTTGAAGGCGCCGCAGCTCATCACTTTCCGATGA
- a CDS encoding SCP2 sterol-binding domain-containing protein, which produces MTDVAKAVEAMKAKFNPAAADGLDLVFGFRIDDTQNFSLVVKDKTCELLEGENPNAQVTLVMDGETMKGIVDGSTDGMQAFMGGKLRTEGDMMLAMKLSELFPA; this is translated from the coding sequence ATGACTGACGTAGCTAAAGCCGTAGAAGCAATGAAAGCCAAATTCAACCCAGCCGCTGCCGACGGCCTGGACCTGGTGTTCGGTTTCCGTATCGACGACACCCAGAACTTCTCGCTGGTGGTCAAAGACAAGACCTGCGAACTGCTGGAAGGCGAAAACCCGAACGCCCAAGTGACCCTGGTCATGGACGGCGAAACCATGAAAGGCATCGTCGACGGTTCCACCGACGGCATGCAGGCCTTCATGGGTGGCAAACTGCGCACCGAAGGCGACATGATGCTGGCGATGAAGCTGAGCGAACTGTTCCCGGCCTGA
- the sohB gene encoding protease SohB — protein sequence MEFLAEYASFLAKTVTLVVAILVVLVSFAVLRSKGRRKAAGQLQVSKLNDFYKGLRERLEQTLLDKDQLKALRKSESKIEKKSKKKPETKPRVFVLDFDGDIKASATESLRHEITALLSLATPKDEVVLRLESGGGMVHSYGLASSQLARIRQAGVPLTVCIDKVAASGGYMMACIGEKIVSAPFAILGSIGVVAQLPNVNRLLKKHDIDFEVLTAGEYKRTLTVFGENTEKGREKFQEDLDITHQLFKNFVARYRPQLAIDEVATGEVWLGVAALDKQLVDELQTSDEYLATKAKTAELYHLHYAERKSLQERVGLAASGSVDRVLLTWWSRLTQQRFW from the coding sequence ATGGAGTTTCTGGCTGAGTACGCAAGTTTTTTGGCTAAAACGGTCACCCTGGTGGTCGCCATTCTGGTGGTCCTGGTCAGCTTTGCGGTATTGCGCAGCAAAGGCCGTCGCAAGGCGGCAGGTCAGTTGCAGGTCAGTAAGCTCAATGATTTCTACAAGGGGTTGCGTGAGCGCCTGGAGCAGACCTTGCTGGACAAGGATCAGCTCAAGGCCCTGCGCAAGTCTGAAAGCAAGATCGAGAAGAAAAGCAAGAAAAAGCCCGAGACCAAACCACGGGTATTCGTGCTGGATTTCGACGGCGACATCAAGGCTTCAGCTACCGAAAGCCTGCGCCATGAAATCACCGCGCTGCTGAGCCTGGCTACCCCCAAGGATGAAGTGGTGCTGCGCCTGGAAAGCGGCGGCGGCATGGTCCACAGCTATGGTCTGGCGTCTTCGCAACTGGCGCGTATCCGCCAGGCGGGCGTACCGCTGACGGTGTGCATCGACAAGGTTGCGGCCAGCGGCGGCTACATGATGGCGTGCATCGGCGAGAAGATTGTCAGTGCACCGTTCGCCATCCTCGGCTCCATCGGCGTGGTGGCGCAGTTGCCTAACGTCAACCGCCTGCTGAAAAAGCATGACATCGACTTTGAAGTGCTGACTGCTGGTGAGTACAAACGCACCCTGACGGTGTTTGGTGAAAACACCGAGAAGGGCCGGGAGAAGTTTCAGGAAGACCTGGACATCACCCACCAGTTGTTCAAGAACTTCGTTGCACGTTACCGCCCACAGTTGGCCATTGATGAAGTCGCCACCGGTGAAGTCTGGCTGGGTGTCGCGGCCCTGGACAAACAATTGGTGGACGAACTGCAAACCAGTGACGAATACCTGGCCACCAAGGCCAAGACGGCCGAGCTGTACCACCTGCACTATGCCGAGCGCAAAAGTCTGCAAGAGCGGGTTGGCCTGGCAGCCAGCGGTTCGGTGGACCGAGTGCTGTTGACCTGGTGGAGCCGTTTGACCCAGCAGCGGTTCTGGTAA
- a CDS encoding LysR family transcriptional regulator, producing the protein MEIRHFRYFLAVARHRNFTRAAEQLGIAPPTLSRQIQDMENTLGTRLFIRQQRAVSLTEAGVALLVEAEATVRQFEFAQRNAQRAGRGEIGHIELGYVASAVYSGVLQRQVQAFCADFPDVSLNVRESPMATLPGLVAEGRYDIGYIRSPMTLPDGVEAVRLNSEGFVLALPQDSWLQGLKAINCEHLQNETFILPEQISGTLQVAAQGGYAPRLGPQPGGLVAVIALVSLGQGVAVVPASVVGHVSLPNVQYRAIKGSEASSWLSLIHRRFEQAPAVARYIQQVRANSP; encoded by the coding sequence ATGGAAATACGTCATTTCCGCTACTTCCTGGCCGTTGCCCGGCACCGCAACTTCACGCGTGCTGCCGAGCAACTGGGCATTGCGCCGCCGACCTTGAGCCGGCAGATCCAGGATATGGAGAACACCCTCGGCACCCGCTTGTTTATTCGTCAGCAGCGGGCAGTCAGCCTGACCGAAGCGGGTGTGGCATTGTTGGTCGAGGCTGAAGCTACCGTGCGCCAGTTCGAGTTCGCCCAGCGCAATGCGCAGCGGGCCGGGCGCGGTGAGATCGGGCATATCGAGTTGGGGTATGTGGCGTCGGCGGTGTATTCGGGAGTGTTGCAACGTCAGGTGCAGGCGTTCTGCGCGGACTTCCCCGATGTCAGCCTCAATGTGCGCGAAAGCCCCATGGCGACATTACCGGGACTGGTAGCGGAAGGGCGCTATGACATTGGTTATATCCGTTCTCCGATGACCCTGCCTGATGGTGTGGAAGCGGTGCGTTTGAACAGCGAAGGCTTTGTTCTGGCGCTGCCTCAGGACTCCTGGTTGCAGGGGTTGAAGGCGATCAACTGCGAGCACTTGCAGAACGAGACGTTCATCCTGCCCGAGCAGATCAGCGGCACCCTGCAAGTCGCCGCTCAGGGCGGTTACGCGCCGCGCCTGGGGCCGCAGCCGGGTGGGTTGGTGGCGGTGATTGCGCTGGTGTCACTGGGGCAAGGTGTGGCGGTGGTGCCGGCTTCGGTGGTGGGGCATGTGAGTTTGCCGAACGTGCAGTACCGAGCGATCAAGGGCAGCGAGGCGTCGTCATGGTTGTCGCTGATTCACCGGCGCTTTGAACAAGCGCCGGCGGTGGCCCGGTATATCCAGCAGGTGAGAGCAAACTCCCCGTAG
- a CDS encoding DUF465 domain-containing protein — protein sequence MPVKHDLYQDLGLSKEVVDGRRAENPHLNALLDKYKTVDELVLSAEKAAGSDDELKKLKEKRLLVKDEIAKLL from the coding sequence ATGCCAGTGAAACACGACCTGTATCAGGACCTGGGTTTGAGCAAGGAAGTCGTCGACGGGCGCCGGGCAGAAAATCCTCATTTGAATGCGCTGCTCGATAAATACAAAACTGTCGATGAACTGGTGTTGAGCGCTGAAAAGGCGGCCGGCAGTGATGATGAATTGAAGAAGTTGAAGGAGAAGCGCTTGCTCGTTAAGGACGAGATTGCCAAGTTGCTGTAA
- a CDS encoding VOC family protein has translation MPTARHVSPDEIRKGFSKAMSDMYRDEVPLYGALMELVAETNARVLETDIALAQQLHRTGEIQRLDMERHGAIRLGTAEELATIRRLFAVMGMQPVGYYDLTPAGVPVHSTAFRAVHESALQASPFRVFTSLLRLELIENLELRAFAQAALGKRSIFTPGALALIEQSEKDGGLDAADAEAFIQQALETFRWHHTATVSATQYQQLSDQHRLIADVVAFKGPHINHLTPRTLDIDQVQAAMPGKGITPKAVIEGPPRRQCPILLRQTSFKALDEAIAFTDAKGNHSARFGEIEQRGVALTPKGRALYDELLNAARDELGAFPTEANAGRYTELMEQHFRAFPDDHREIREQELAFFRYFVTDKGLAAQGRADLPRTLGALIEAGHVNVEPLVYEDFLPVSAAGIFQSNLGDAAQSHYTANSNQAEFEKALGRRTIDELQLYGETQQRSIIACAQALGLPALA, from the coding sequence ATGCCAACCGCCCGCCATGTCAGTCCCGACGAGATCCGTAAAGGCTTCTCCAAAGCCATGTCCGACATGTACCGAGATGAAGTGCCGCTGTATGGCGCCTTGATGGAGTTGGTGGCCGAGACCAATGCGCGCGTGCTGGAGACCGATATTGCCCTGGCGCAGCAGCTGCATCGCACGGGTGAAATCCAGCGCCTGGACATGGAGCGCCACGGCGCCATCCGCTTGGGCACCGCCGAGGAGCTGGCCACCATCCGCCGCCTGTTTGCGGTAATGGGCATGCAGCCGGTGGGTTACTACGACCTGACTCCGGCCGGGGTTCCAGTGCATTCCACAGCCTTTCGCGCCGTGCATGAAAGCGCATTGCAGGCCAGCCCGTTCAGGGTCTTCACCTCATTACTGCGCCTGGAACTGATCGAAAACCTTGAGCTGCGGGCGTTTGCCCAGGCCGCGTTGGGCAAACGTTCGATTTTCACCCCAGGCGCACTGGCACTGATCGAACAATCGGAAAAAGACGGCGGCCTCGACGCCGCCGATGCCGAAGCCTTCATCCAGCAAGCCCTGGAAACCTTCCGCTGGCACCACACCGCTACCGTCAGCGCCACCCAATACCAGCAGTTGAGCGACCAACACCGGCTGATCGCCGACGTGGTGGCCTTCAAGGGCCCACACATCAACCACCTGACGCCGCGCACCCTGGACATCGACCAAGTACAGGCCGCCATGCCCGGCAAAGGCATCACCCCCAAAGCCGTGATCGAAGGCCCGCCCCGCCGCCAATGCCCTATCCTGCTGCGCCAGACCAGCTTCAAGGCCCTGGACGAAGCCATTGCCTTTACCGACGCCAAGGGCAACCACAGTGCGCGCTTCGGCGAAATCGAACAGCGCGGCGTAGCACTCACCCCCAAGGGCCGGGCGTTGTACGACGAATTGCTGAATGCTGCGCGAGATGAACTGGGCGCGTTCCCTACCGAAGCCAATGCCGGGCGCTACACCGAACTGATGGAACAGCACTTCCGGGCCTTCCCGGATGATCATCGGGAGATACGCGAACAGGAACTGGCGTTCTTTCGCTATTTCGTGACCGATAAGGGGCTTGCGGCACAGGGTCGGGCAGACCTGCCACGCACATTGGGCGCTCTGATCGAGGCCGGGCATGTGAATGTGGAGCCGTTGGTGTACGAGGACTTTCTGCCGGTGAGCGCGGCGGGGATTTTCCAGTCGAACCTGGGGGACGCGGCGCAGAGTCACTACACGGCCAACTCCAATCAAGCGGAGTTTGAAAAGGCCTTGGGACGTCGGACGATTGATGAGTTGCAGTTGTACGGGGAAACCCAACAGCGGTCGATCATCGCGTGTGCGCAGGCATTGGGTTTGCCGGCACTGGCGTGA
- a CDS encoding MFS transporter: MSQVSPRLTLLTASGVCSLIVLDTNIVAVTLPSIARDLGANFADIEWVVSAYMLVFAALLLPAGSIADRFGRKKTLMWGLGIFILASLGCGAAPNALFLDIARAIKGVGAALLLTSALASIGHTFHDEVERAKAWAFWGACMGVAMTAAPTLGGLITHYLGWRWIFYLNLPVGLVLIGLVWHAIQESRDTQSARLDPWGSLTFSASLLCLIWGLIEANRIGWDNPLTYARLLGGAALLALFVLVERPQRRPMVDLQLFKHPRFIGALLGMFAYAGCAQVMMTLLPFYLQNGLGFSAIASGLGMLPFALTMLICPRVGARLASRFAPATMMAAGLALVGGGNLLSAWAVNVGGYLPFALAIAVTGAGAGLLNGDTQKNIMACVPRDRAGMASGMSTTMRFSAIMLAIGVYGALLSSHSEQLLQASVGPLLHEQVPGIASRVVAGDMPAAMALLPESARALVQPLARQAFVGGFSVVLWVAGLLGLLGALVVGVLMRNPIPAVPQASLLSR, encoded by the coding sequence ATGAGCCAGGTCAGCCCACGCCTGACGCTATTGACCGCGTCCGGGGTCTGCTCGCTGATCGTCCTCGACACCAATATCGTCGCCGTCACCCTGCCGAGTATCGCCCGGGACCTGGGGGCCAACTTTGCCGATATCGAATGGGTGGTCAGCGCCTATATGCTGGTTTTCGCCGCGCTGTTGCTACCGGCCGGGAGCATCGCTGACCGTTTCGGACGCAAGAAAACCCTGATGTGGGGCCTGGGTATTTTTATCCTCGCCTCGCTGGGGTGCGGTGCGGCGCCCAACGCGCTGTTTCTCGATATCGCCCGCGCCATCAAGGGCGTCGGCGCAGCATTGCTGCTGACTTCTGCCCTGGCCTCCATCGGCCACACCTTTCACGATGAAGTAGAACGGGCCAAAGCCTGGGCGTTCTGGGGGGCCTGCATGGGCGTGGCGATGACGGCCGCGCCAACCCTTGGCGGCTTGATTACCCACTACCTGGGCTGGCGCTGGATTTTCTACCTCAACTTGCCGGTGGGCCTGGTGCTGATAGGGCTGGTTTGGCATGCGATTCAGGAATCCCGTGACACCCAGTCAGCGCGGCTCGATCCCTGGGGCAGCCTGACGTTCAGCGCCAGCCTGCTGTGTTTGATCTGGGGTCTGATCGAGGCCAATCGCATCGGCTGGGATAACCCGCTGACCTATGCACGGTTGCTCGGTGGCGCGGCGCTGCTGGCCCTGTTTGTACTCGTGGAGCGCCCGCAACGGCGGCCCATGGTGGACCTGCAACTGTTCAAGCACCCACGGTTTATCGGCGCCTTGCTGGGGATGTTCGCCTATGCCGGTTGCGCCCAGGTGATGATGACGTTGCTGCCGTTCTACCTGCAAAACGGCCTGGGCTTTTCCGCGATTGCCTCGGGCCTGGGCATGCTGCCATTTGCCTTGACCATGCTGATCTGCCCGCGTGTTGGCGCGCGTCTGGCCAGCCGTTTTGCTCCGGCAACGATGATGGCGGCGGGACTGGCCCTGGTGGGCGGCGGCAACCTGCTCAGCGCCTGGGCCGTGAATGTCGGCGGCTACCTGCCCTTCGCCCTGGCGATTGCAGTGACCGGCGCCGGTGCGGGCCTGCTCAATGGCGACACCCAGAAAAACATCATGGCCTGCGTACCACGGGACCGCGCCGGCATGGCGTCGGGCATGAGTACCACAATGCGCTTCAGCGCGATCATGCTCGCCATCGGGGTCTATGGAGCGCTGTTGAGCAGCCATAGCGAGCAGTTGTTGCAGGCCAGCGTGGGACCTTTGTTGCACGAACAGGTGCCGGGCATTGCTTCGCGGGTGGTGGCAGGTGATATGCCGGCAGCCATGGCGCTATTGCCGGAGTCGGCGCGGGCGCTCGTACAGCCGCTGGCGCGGCAGGCGTTTGTCGGTGGGTTCAGTGTGGTGTTGTGGGTCGCGGGACTGTTGGGGTTGCTGGGGGCGTTGGTGGTGGGCGTGTTGATGAGGAATCCTATTCCGGCGGTGCCACAGGCCTCATTGTTGAGTCGATAA
- the tkt gene encoding transketolase has product MSHAANAVDTLCINTLRTLAMDAVQKANSGHPGTPMGLAPVGYTLWNRFLRYHPEHPDWPNRDRFVLSVGHASMLLYSLLHLAGVVEIDEHGKRSGNPAISLEDIKQFRQMGSKTPGHPEYRMTTGVETTTGPLGQGCANSVGMAMAERWLAQRFNRDDKVLFDYNVYTLCGDGDMMEGISSEAASLAGHLKLANLCWIYDNNTISIEGHTELAFSEDVIKRFQAYGWHTLHVTDANDLKALSDALDTFKANTGAPTLIVVDSVIGYGSPHKHNTSAAHGEPLGVDEIRLTKAAYGWPEDASFLVPDEARSVLHDALVARAQPLYEQWSRTLSQLEQNEPELADELRRMRAGEMPEHWEDRLPTFASDAKGLASRASGGEVLNAFAQQIPWLLGGSADLSPSTKTNLTFDGAGRFSAEDYSGRNLHFGIREHAMGAIANGMALSYLRPYTSTFLVFSDYMKPPIRLAAIMELPVVFVFTHDSIGVGEDGPTHQPVEHLSQLRATPGLLTLRPGDANETLEAWKIALAQTHRPSCIVLSRQNLPTLDRTKYAAASGTARGAYVLAGAEKPEVILMATGSEVSLAVDAYEQLKAEGVAARVVSMPSWELFEEQDQAYRDSVLPPAVKARVVVEQAGPLGWDRYVGQTGAKVVMNSFGASAPLPKLQAKFGFTLENVVKVAKEQVQLQ; this is encoded by the coding sequence ATGAGTCACGCTGCCAACGCTGTCGACACCCTGTGCATCAACACCCTTCGCACCCTGGCCATGGACGCCGTGCAGAAGGCCAACTCCGGTCACCCCGGCACGCCCATGGGCCTGGCACCGGTGGGTTATACCTTGTGGAACCGCTTCCTGCGCTATCACCCCGAACACCCCGACTGGCCCAACCGTGACCGTTTTGTATTGTCGGTGGGCCATGCCTCGATGTTGCTTTATTCGCTGCTGCACCTGGCCGGCGTGGTCGAGATTGATGAGCACGGCAAGCGCTCCGGTAACCCGGCCATCAGCCTTGAGGACATCAAACAGTTCCGGCAGATGGGCTCCAAAACGCCAGGCCACCCGGAATACCGCATGACCACCGGGGTGGAAACCACCACCGGCCCGCTGGGCCAGGGTTGCGCCAACAGTGTCGGCATGGCCATGGCCGAGCGCTGGCTGGCCCAGCGTTTCAACCGGGACGACAAGGTGTTGTTCGACTACAACGTCTACACCCTGTGCGGCGACGGCGACATGATGGAAGGCATCAGCAGCGAGGCCGCGTCACTGGCCGGGCATTTGAAGCTGGCGAATCTGTGCTGGATCTACGACAACAACACCATCAGCATCGAGGGCCACACCGAATTGGCCTTCAGCGAAGATGTGATCAAGCGCTTCCAGGCTTATGGCTGGCACACCTTGCACGTGACCGATGCCAATGACCTCAAGGCCCTGAGTGATGCCTTGGACACCTTCAAGGCCAACACCGGGGCACCGACGCTGATCGTGGTCGACAGCGTGATCGGCTACGGTTCGCCCCATAAACACAATACATCTGCTGCCCACGGCGAGCCCTTGGGCGTGGATGAAATCCGTCTGACCAAAGCAGCCTACGGCTGGCCCGAAGACGCAAGTTTCCTGGTTCCGGACGAGGCTCGCAGCGTGTTGCACGATGCCCTGGTGGCACGTGCCCAGCCCTTGTATGAGCAATGGTCGCGAACCTTGTCCCAGCTCGAACAGAACGAGCCGGAACTGGCCGATGAACTGCGCCGTATGCGCGCCGGTGAAATGCCCGAGCATTGGGAGGATCGCCTGCCAACCTTTGCCAGCGATGCCAAGGGTTTGGCCAGCCGTGCCTCAGGTGGCGAAGTGTTGAACGCTTTTGCCCAGCAGATTCCTTGGCTGCTCGGGGGCTCGGCGGACCTATCGCCTTCCACCAAGACCAACCTGACCTTCGACGGTGCTGGGCGTTTCAGTGCCGAGGACTACAGCGGGCGCAACCTGCACTTCGGTATCCGCGAGCACGCCATGGGTGCCATCGCCAACGGTATGGCCCTGTCTTACTTGCGGCCCTACACCTCGACCTTCCTGGTGTTCAGCGACTACATGAAACCGCCGATCCGCCTGGCGGCGATCATGGAGCTGCCGGTGGTGTTTGTGTTTACCCATGACTCGATTGGCGTGGGCGAAGATGGCCCGACGCACCAGCCTGTCGAGCACCTGAGTCAACTACGCGCCACGCCGGGCTTGCTGACCCTGCGTCCGGGGGATGCCAATGAAACCCTGGAGGCCTGGAAGATCGCGCTCGCCCAGACCCATCGCCCCAGTTGCATAGTGCTGTCGCGTCAGAACCTGCCGACGCTGGACCGTACGAAGTACGCAGCAGCGTCAGGGACTGCCCGGGGGGCCTATGTGTTGGCCGGTGCCGAGAAGCCCGAGGTGATCCTGATGGCGACCGGCAGCGAGGTCAGTCTGGCCGTTGACGCCTATGAGCAGTTGAAAGCAGAGGGTGTGGCGGCACGGGTGGTGTCGATGCCCAGTTGGGAGTTGTTTGAGGAACAGGACCAAGCCTACCGCGACAGCGTCTTGCCGCCGGCCGTGAAAGCTCGGGTAGTGGTGGAACAAGCCGGCCCCTTGGGTTGGGATCGTTATGTCGGACAGACAGGGGCCAAGGTGGTAATGAACAGCTTCGGGGCTTCTGCACCATTGCCCAAGTTGCAGGCCAAGTTCGGGTTTACGCTGGAGAATGTGGTGAAGGTGGCCAAGGAGCAGGTTCAACTGCAGTAA
- a CDS encoding glucosidase, with translation MTAKPATNILQTFEGQRLAAEDGERWRQWGPYLSERQWGTVREDYSADGDAWRYFPHEHARSRAYRWGEDGLAGFSDKAQRWCLGLALWNEHDRILKERLFGLNNAEGNHGEDVKELYFFLDGVPSHAYMRMLYKYPHGAFPYDDLITENARRGLEDAEYEILDTGVFEDNRYCDVSVEYAKHQPDDVFMRVTVHNRSDQPTRLQVLPQLWARNDWSWTAGSPKPELHLEGEHVLARHHELPDRHLSAWGQDGVEWLFCENETNFPKLDATPAPGPFKDGINDYVVEGAQTAIRRDTGTKVAARFILELAGQESKVLYLRFAPVDAPQVNARKLFEQRRQETDDFYAALQQGITDEDARNVQRQALAGLLWSKQLYYFDVNQWLDGDPAQPAPPPERLHIRNTHWRHLSNFDILSMPDTWEYPWYASWDQGFQAVAFALIDPGFAKQQLLLLVKDRFMHPNGQLPAYEWRFDDANPPVHAWASWRVYQQEKALTGIGDMDFLERIFHKLLLNFSWWVNRKDAEGRNLFQGGFLGLDNIALFDRSADLPPGYQLDQADGTAWVAAYALDLMRMALELAKRNVVYVDIAVKFFEHFLYIAGAINRVDDSAEGLWDEQDQFFYDVLHRPDGQSEPVRLRSIVGLMPLFAVLVLEQREHEGLEGLRDRLVGFMKHRPDLAKLVSRWNEPGQGNRLLLALLRGERTKDLLKRMLDDAEFLSAFGVRSLSKAYSEHPLALKMNGNTLCARYTPAESDSRLYGGNSNWRGPLWMPVNYMLIESLREFHRYYDENFSVEYPTGSGYLSSLEEVADSLSQRLTRLFLRDENGLRPSMAGYPQLEADPASRDLVLFHEYFHGDTGRGLGASHQTGWSALVALLLQPKANQL, from the coding sequence ATGACGGCCAAGCCTGCGACGAACATTCTGCAAACGTTTGAAGGCCAGCGTCTGGCCGCCGAAGACGGTGAGCGCTGGCGCCAATGGGGGCCGTATCTCAGCGAGCGGCAATGGGGCACGGTGCGCGAGGACTACAGTGCCGACGGCGATGCCTGGCGCTACTTCCCCCACGAACACGCCCGCAGCCGCGCCTATCGCTGGGGCGAGGATGGCCTGGCGGGGTTTTCCGATAAGGCTCAACGCTGGTGCCTGGGCCTGGCACTGTGGAACGAGCACGACCGGATCCTCAAGGAACGCCTGTTCGGCCTGAATAACGCTGAAGGCAACCACGGCGAAGACGTCAAGGAACTGTACTTTTTCCTCGATGGCGTTCCCAGTCACGCCTATATGCGCATGCTCTACAAGTATCCTCACGGCGCGTTCCCCTACGACGACCTGATCACCGAGAACGCCCGGCGTGGCCTGGAGGATGCCGAATACGAAATCCTCGACACCGGGGTCTTCGAAGACAACCGTTACTGCGACGTCAGCGTCGAATACGCCAAGCACCAACCCGACGACGTGTTCATGCGGGTGACCGTGCACAACCGCTCGGATCAACCGACCCGTTTGCAGGTGTTGCCGCAGCTCTGGGCGCGCAACGACTGGAGCTGGACGGCTGGCTCGCCCAAACCAGAATTGCACTTGGAGGGCGAGCACGTCCTGGCGCGTCACCATGAACTGCCGGACCGTCACCTCAGCGCCTGGGGCCAGGATGGCGTGGAGTGGCTGTTCTGCGAGAACGAAACCAATTTCCCCAAGCTCGATGCCACCCCGGCGCCGGGGCCGTTCAAGGACGGCATCAATGACTATGTTGTAGAGGGCGCGCAGACGGCGATTCGCCGGGATACGGGAACCAAGGTCGCGGCGCGCTTCATCCTTGAGTTGGCGGGCCAGGAAAGCAAAGTCCTGTACCTGCGCTTCGCCCCGGTAGATGCGCCTCAGGTCAATGCCCGCAAGCTGTTCGAACAGCGCCGCCAAGAGACCGACGATTTCTACGCCGCCCTGCAACAAGGCATCACCGACGAAGACGCGCGCAATGTGCAGCGCCAGGCCCTGGCCGGATTGCTGTGGTCCAAGCAGCTGTATTACTTCGATGTGAACCAGTGGCTCGACGGTGACCCGGCCCAGCCCGCGCCACCGCCCGAACGCCTGCATATCCGCAATACTCATTGGCGGCACCTGTCCAACTTCGACATCCTGTCCATGCCCGACACTTGGGAATACCCGTGGTACGCATCCTGGGACCAGGGCTTCCAGGCGGTGGCCTTTGCCCTGATCGACCCGGGGTTCGCCAAGCAGCAGTTGTTGTTGCTGGTCAAGGATCGCTTCATGCACCCCAACGGCCAGTTGCCGGCCTATGAGTGGCGCTTCGATGATGCCAACCCGCCGGTCCATGCCTGGGCCAGTTGGCGGGTGTACCAGCAGGAAAAGGCGCTGACCGGCATCGGCGACATGGACTTTCTGGAGCGGATCTTCCACAAGCTGCTGCTGAATTTTTCCTGGTGGGTCAACCGCAAGGACGCCGAGGGCCGCAACCTGTTCCAGGGCGGGTTCCTGGGGCTGGATAACATTGCCTTGTTCGACCGTTCGGCCGACTTGCCGCCGGGTTATCAACTGGACCAGGCCGACGGCACCGCCTGGGTCGCTGCCTATGCGCTGGACCTGATGCGTATGGCCCTGGAACTGGCCAAGCGCAACGTGGTGTATGTCGACATCGCGGTGAAGTTTTTCGAGCATTTCCTGTACATCGCCGGGGCTATCAACCGGGTCGATGACAGTGCCGAAGGCCTGTGGGATGAGCAGGACCAGTTCTTCTACGACGTGCTGCACCGTCCTGATGGCCAGAGCGAACCCGTGCGCCTGCGTTCCATCGTCGGCCTGATGCCGTTGTTTGCGGTTTTGGTGCTGGAACAGCGTGAGCACGAAGGATTGGAAGGCTTGCGTGACCGCCTGGTGGGCTTTATGAAACACCGGCCAGACCTGGCGAAGCTGGTCTCACGCTGGAACGAACCGGGGCAGGGCAACCGTCTGTTACTGGCGTTGTTGCGTGGTGAACGCACCAAAGACTTGCTCAAGCGCATGCTCGATGACGCGGAGTTCCTCTCGGCCTTTGGCGTGCGCTCGCTGTCCAAGGCTTATTCCGAGCATCCCCTGGCGCTGAAGATGAACGGGAATACCTTGTGCGCCCGTTATACGCCTGCGGAATCCGACTCACGCTTGTACGGCGGCAATTCCAATTGGCGCGGGCCGTTGTGGATGCCGGTCAACTACATGCTGATCGAGTCGTTGCGGGAATTTCACCGGTACTACGATGAAAATTTTTCGGTGGAGTACCCAACCGGCAGCGGTTACCTGTCGTCACTGGAAGAAGTGGCCGACAGCCTCAGCCAACGCCTGACCCGGCTGTTCCTGCGGGATGAAAATGGCCTGCGACCGTCCATGGCCGGTTACCCGCAGTTGGAGGCCGACCCGGCCAGTCGCGATCTGGTGCTGTTCCATGAGTATTTTCATGGTGACACCGGACGTGGGCTTGGGGCTTCGCACCAGACGGGGTGGAGTGCGCTGGTGGCGTTGTTGTTGCAGCCAAAAGCCAATCAGTTGTAG